A stretch of Physeter macrocephalus isolate SW-GA chromosome 6, ASM283717v5, whole genome shotgun sequence DNA encodes these proteins:
- the EID3 gene encoding EP300-interacting inhibitor of differentiation 3 translates to MAEENDCLMGDVEKGEEPMVTITGGAYSGKQAAAGEAAAAEEPMKVEGAAGADACSDDLSCGEAGIDPSLLELVDEEKCRSIRKQYRQLIYNVQQNRDDIVNTSSESLTEALEEANVLFDAVSRTREAALDAQFLVLASDLGKEKAKQLNSDMSLFNQVAFCDFLLIFVGLNWMEDDGRDALSDCDDNIARSFWETVQKEATSWMLQAETFHFIFGSFKSEPSARKPRLEPRKKVNRMEENGDMPTKLRKLDLSSNQEATEKEVERILGLLQTYFRKYPDTPVSYFEFVIDPNSFSRTVENIFYVSFIIRDGFARIRLDQDRLPILEPININRVGEGNDSSSHGRKQGVISLSLQDWKNIVATFEISEAMISNSY, encoded by the coding sequence ATGGCTGAGGAAAATGATTGCCTGATGGGAGACGTAGAGAAGGGCGAGGAGCCGATGGTGACCATTACCGGTGGTGCGTACTCTGGGAAGCAGGCGGCGgcgggggaggcggcggcggcggaggagcCGATGAAGGTGGAAGGGGCGGCGGGGGCTGATGCCTGCTCTGACGACCTCAGCTGTGGGGAGGCCGGCATCGACCCAAGCCTGCTGGAGCTGGTGGATGAGGAGAAATGCCGGAGTATCCGCAAGCAGTACCGGCAGCTCATCTATAACGTCCAGCAGAACCGTGATGACATAGTGAACACGTCGAGCGAGTCCTTAACCGAGGCTCTCGAAGAAGCCAATGTCCTGTTTGATGCAGTGAGTCGAACGAGAGAAGCGGCCCTCGACGCTCAGTTTCTTGTTTTGGCTTCTGATTTgggtaaagaaaaagcaaagcagcTAAACTCTGACATGAGCCTTTTTAATCAGGTGGCATTTTGTGATTTTCTGCTTATATTTGTGGGTCTAAACTGGATGGAAGATGATGGACGAGATGCGCTGAGTGACTGTGATGATAATATAGCTCGCTCTTTTTGGGAGACAGTACAAAAGGAAGCAACGTCGTGGATGCTGCAAGCTGAAACATTCCACTTTATTTTCGGTTCATTCAAATCAGAGCCTTCTGCGCGGAAGCCCCGACTTGAGCCCCGGAAAAAAGttaacagaatggaagaaaacgGGGATATGCCTACAAAACTGAGGAAGCTGGACCTGAGTAGTAATCAAGAAGCGacagaaaaagaagtagaaagaatcTTGGGATTGTTGCAAACGTACTTTCGAAAGTATCCTGATACTCCCGTGTCCTATTTTGAGTTTGTGATTGACCCAAACTCTTTCTCTCGTACTGTggagaatatattttatgtttctttcattATAAGGGATGGTTTTGCAAGAATAAGGCTTGACCAAGACAGGCTGCCAATATTGGAGCCCATTAATATTAACCGCGTGGGTGAGGGGAATGATTCCAGTTCCCATGGCAGGAAACAAGGAGTTATATCTTTGAGTTTACAGGACTGGAAAAATATTGTGGCAACTTTTGAAATTTCAGAGGCCATGATCTCAAACTCGtactaa